A genome region from Falco biarmicus isolate bFalBia1 chromosome 11, bFalBia1.pri, whole genome shotgun sequence includes the following:
- the MCOLN3 gene encoding mucolipin-3 isoform X2 gives MAKEIDVILLNDKLICSEMENPEAAVSSCSAYDDENLCSYKQHLSVSQEGLLEDQLRRKLKFFFMNPCEKFWARGRKPWKLGIQLLKIAMVTVQLVVFGLSNQMVVAFKEENTVAFKHLFLKGYTDRMDDTYAVYTQTDVYDQIFFAINQYLQLPNISIGNHAYEKKGAEETPLAVCQQFYKRGIICPGNDTFDIDPEIVTDCLYIEPTAPLDSTTVGKHNLNFTLDFHRLVTVQLMFNLKAINLQTVRHHELPDCYDFSLRIVFDNKAHSGRIKISLDNDIAIRECKDWHVSGSIQKNTHYMMIFDAFVILTCLASLVLCTRSVVKGVQLQREFVSFFLYYYKKEVSFSDQMEFVNGWYILIMISDVLTIAGSTLKMEIQAKSLTSYDVCSILLGTSTMLVWLGVIRYLGFFQKYNLLILTLRAALPNVMRFCCCAAMIYLGYCFCGWIVLGPYHVKFRSLNMVSECLFSLINGDDMFATFAKMQQKSYLVWLFSRIYLYSFISLFIYMVLSLFIALITDTYETVKHYQQDGFPETELQRFISQCKDLPNSGRYRLEEESSASLFCCCNGCS, from the exons ATGGCCAAAGAAATAGATGTAATCTTGCTAAATGACAAGTTAATATGCTCAG AAATGGAAAATCCTGAAGCGGCTgtgagcagctgcagtgcttACGATGATGAAAATCTTTGCAGCTACAAACAGCACCTGTCAGTATCACAGGAGGGGCTTTTGGAAGACCAGCTTAGAAGGAAGTTAAAATTCTTCTTCATGAACCCATGTGAGAAATTCTGGGCCCGGGGCAGGAAACCTTGGAAACTTGGGATTCAACTACTCAAAATAGCAATGGTTACCGTTCAG CTGGTTGTTTTCGGATTGAGCAATCAAATGGTGGTTGCTTTCAAAGAAGAGAACACTGTTGCATTCAAACATCTCTTCCTGAAAGGATACACGGACAGAATGGATGATACCTATGCTGTATACACACAAACAGATGTCTATGACCAGATATTCTTTGCAATAAACCAG TACTTACAGCTGCCCAACATCTCCATTGGAAACCATGCTTATGAGAAGAAGGGAGCAGAAGAGACACCTCTGGCCGTGTGTCAGCAGTTCTACAAGCGAGGAATCATCTGTCCTGGAAACGACACCTTTGATATAGACCCAGAGATTGTGACTG ACTGCTTGTACATTGAGCCAACGGCGCCGTTAGACAGCACAACAGTGGGAAAGCACAATTTGAATTTCACTCTGGATTTCCACAG ACTGGTGACGGTGCAGCTCATGTTCAACCTGAAGGCAATCAACCTCCAGACCGTTCGTCACCATGAGCTCCCTGACTGTTACGATTTCAGTCTGCGG ATAGTGTTTGATAATAAAGCACACAGtggaagaattaaaataagTCTAGACAACGACATAGCGATCAGGGAATGTAAAGACTGGCATGTTTCTGGATCAA TACAAAAGAACACTCATTACATGATGATCTTCGATGCTTTTGTGATATTGACTTGTCTGGCTTCCTTGGTCCTTTGCACACGATCAGTGGTTAAAGGAGTTCAGCTCCAAAGG GAATTTGTAAGCTTTTTCCTATATTATTATAAGAAAGAAGTATCTTTCAGTGATCAAATGGAATTTGTCAATGGGTGGTATATCCTGATTATGATTAGTGATGTCCTAACTATTGCTGGATCAACTCTAAAGATGGAGATACAAGCCAAG AGTCTGACAAGTTATGATGTCTGTAGCATACTCCTAGGAACATCCACTATGCTTGTGTGGCTTGGAGTCATTCGCTACCTAGGTTTCTTTCAGAAGTATAAT CTTCTCATCTTAACACTGCGAGCAGCATTACCCAACGTAATGAGGTTCTGCTGTTGTGCTGCTATGATCTACCTGGGCTATTGTTTCTGTGGATGGATTGTACTGGGACCGTACCATGTGAAG TTTCGTTCTTTGAACATGGTTTCCGAATGCCTTTTTTCATTGATCAATGGAGATGACATGTTTGCCACCTTtgcaaaaatgcagcagaaaagtTACTTGGTTTGGTTATTCAGTAGGATCTACCTCTACTCCTTCATCAGTCTGTTCATCTATATGGTCCTGAGTCTCTTCATTGCACTTATTACAGATACGTATGAAACTGTCAAG CACTACCAGCAAGACGGCTTTCCGGAGACAGAACTTCAGAGATTTATATCTCAGTGCAAAGACTTACCAAACTCTGGAAGGTACAGGTTAGAGGAGGAGAGTTCTGCATCTCTCTTCTGTTGTTGTAATG
- the MCOLN3 gene encoding mucolipin-3 isoform X3, giving the protein MENPEAAVSSCSAYDDENLCSYKQHLSVSQEGLLEDQLRRKLKFFFMNPCEKFWARGRKPWKLGIQLLKIAMVTVQLVVFGLSNQMVVAFKEENTVAFKHLFLKGYTDRMDDTYAVYTQTDVYDQIFFAINQYLQLPNISIGNHAYEKKGAEETPLAVCQQFYKRGIICPGNDTFDIDPEIVTDCLYIEPTAPLDSTTVGKHNLNFTLDFHRLVTVQLMFNLKAINLQTVRHHELPDCYDFSLRIVFDNKAHSGRIKISLDNDIAIRECKDWHVSGSIQKNTHYMMIFDAFVILTCLASLVLCTRSVVKGVQLQREFVSFFLYYYKKEVSFSDQMEFVNGWYILIMISDVLTIAGSTLKMEIQAKSLTSYDVCSILLGTSTMLVWLGVIRYLGFFQKYNLLILTLRAALPNVMRFCCCAAMIYLGYCFCGWIVLGPYHVKFRSLNMVSECLFSLINGDDMFATFAKMQQKSYLVWLFSRIYLYSFISLFIYMVLSLFIALITDTYETVKHYQQDGFPETELQRFISQCKDLPNSGRYRLEEESSASLFCCCNGMYLY; this is encoded by the exons ATGGAAAATCCTGAAGCGGCTgtgagcagctgcagtgcttACGATGATGAAAATCTTTGCAGCTACAAACAGCACCTGTCAGTATCACAGGAGGGGCTTTTGGAAGACCAGCTTAGAAGGAAGTTAAAATTCTTCTTCATGAACCCATGTGAGAAATTCTGGGCCCGGGGCAGGAAACCTTGGAAACTTGGGATTCAACTACTCAAAATAGCAATGGTTACCGTTCAG CTGGTTGTTTTCGGATTGAGCAATCAAATGGTGGTTGCTTTCAAAGAAGAGAACACTGTTGCATTCAAACATCTCTTCCTGAAAGGATACACGGACAGAATGGATGATACCTATGCTGTATACACACAAACAGATGTCTATGACCAGATATTCTTTGCAATAAACCAG TACTTACAGCTGCCCAACATCTCCATTGGAAACCATGCTTATGAGAAGAAGGGAGCAGAAGAGACACCTCTGGCCGTGTGTCAGCAGTTCTACAAGCGAGGAATCATCTGTCCTGGAAACGACACCTTTGATATAGACCCAGAGATTGTGACTG ACTGCTTGTACATTGAGCCAACGGCGCCGTTAGACAGCACAACAGTGGGAAAGCACAATTTGAATTTCACTCTGGATTTCCACAG ACTGGTGACGGTGCAGCTCATGTTCAACCTGAAGGCAATCAACCTCCAGACCGTTCGTCACCATGAGCTCCCTGACTGTTACGATTTCAGTCTGCGG ATAGTGTTTGATAATAAAGCACACAGtggaagaattaaaataagTCTAGACAACGACATAGCGATCAGGGAATGTAAAGACTGGCATGTTTCTGGATCAA TACAAAAGAACACTCATTACATGATGATCTTCGATGCTTTTGTGATATTGACTTGTCTGGCTTCCTTGGTCCTTTGCACACGATCAGTGGTTAAAGGAGTTCAGCTCCAAAGG GAATTTGTAAGCTTTTTCCTATATTATTATAAGAAAGAAGTATCTTTCAGTGATCAAATGGAATTTGTCAATGGGTGGTATATCCTGATTATGATTAGTGATGTCCTAACTATTGCTGGATCAACTCTAAAGATGGAGATACAAGCCAAG AGTCTGACAAGTTATGATGTCTGTAGCATACTCCTAGGAACATCCACTATGCTTGTGTGGCTTGGAGTCATTCGCTACCTAGGTTTCTTTCAGAAGTATAAT CTTCTCATCTTAACACTGCGAGCAGCATTACCCAACGTAATGAGGTTCTGCTGTTGTGCTGCTATGATCTACCTGGGCTATTGTTTCTGTGGATGGATTGTACTGGGACCGTACCATGTGAAG TTTCGTTCTTTGAACATGGTTTCCGAATGCCTTTTTTCATTGATCAATGGAGATGACATGTTTGCCACCTTtgcaaaaatgcagcagaaaagtTACTTGGTTTGGTTATTCAGTAGGATCTACCTCTACTCCTTCATCAGTCTGTTCATCTATATGGTCCTGAGTCTCTTCATTGCACTTATTACAGATACGTATGAAACTGTCAAG CACTACCAGCAAGACGGCTTTCCGGAGACAGAACTTCAGAGATTTATATCTCAGTGCAAAGACTTACCAAACTCTGGAAGGTACAGGTTAGAGGAGGAGAGTTCTGCATCTCTCTTCTGTTGTTGTAATGGTATGTACCTATATTAA
- the MCOLN3 gene encoding mucolipin-3 isoform X1: protein MAKEIDVILLNDKLICSEMENPEAAVSSCSAYDDENLCSYKQHLSVSQEGLLEDQLRRKLKFFFMNPCEKFWARGRKPWKLGIQLLKIAMVTVQLVVFGLSNQMVVAFKEENTVAFKHLFLKGYTDRMDDTYAVYTQTDVYDQIFFAINQYLQLPNISIGNHAYEKKGAEETPLAVCQQFYKRGIICPGNDTFDIDPEIVTDCLYIEPTAPLDSTTVGKHNLNFTLDFHRLVTVQLMFNLKAINLQTVRHHELPDCYDFSLRIVFDNKAHSGRIKISLDNDIAIRECKDWHVSGSIQKNTHYMMIFDAFVILTCLASLVLCTRSVVKGVQLQREFVSFFLYYYKKEVSFSDQMEFVNGWYILIMISDVLTIAGSTLKMEIQAKSLTSYDVCSILLGTSTMLVWLGVIRYLGFFQKYNLLILTLRAALPNVMRFCCCAAMIYLGYCFCGWIVLGPYHVKFRSLNMVSECLFSLINGDDMFATFAKMQQKSYLVWLFSRIYLYSFISLFIYMVLSLFIALITDTYETVKHYQQDGFPETELQRFISQCKDLPNSGRYRLEEESSASLFCCCNGMYLY from the exons ATGGCCAAAGAAATAGATGTAATCTTGCTAAATGACAAGTTAATATGCTCAG AAATGGAAAATCCTGAAGCGGCTgtgagcagctgcagtgcttACGATGATGAAAATCTTTGCAGCTACAAACAGCACCTGTCAGTATCACAGGAGGGGCTTTTGGAAGACCAGCTTAGAAGGAAGTTAAAATTCTTCTTCATGAACCCATGTGAGAAATTCTGGGCCCGGGGCAGGAAACCTTGGAAACTTGGGATTCAACTACTCAAAATAGCAATGGTTACCGTTCAG CTGGTTGTTTTCGGATTGAGCAATCAAATGGTGGTTGCTTTCAAAGAAGAGAACACTGTTGCATTCAAACATCTCTTCCTGAAAGGATACACGGACAGAATGGATGATACCTATGCTGTATACACACAAACAGATGTCTATGACCAGATATTCTTTGCAATAAACCAG TACTTACAGCTGCCCAACATCTCCATTGGAAACCATGCTTATGAGAAGAAGGGAGCAGAAGAGACACCTCTGGCCGTGTGTCAGCAGTTCTACAAGCGAGGAATCATCTGTCCTGGAAACGACACCTTTGATATAGACCCAGAGATTGTGACTG ACTGCTTGTACATTGAGCCAACGGCGCCGTTAGACAGCACAACAGTGGGAAAGCACAATTTGAATTTCACTCTGGATTTCCACAG ACTGGTGACGGTGCAGCTCATGTTCAACCTGAAGGCAATCAACCTCCAGACCGTTCGTCACCATGAGCTCCCTGACTGTTACGATTTCAGTCTGCGG ATAGTGTTTGATAATAAAGCACACAGtggaagaattaaaataagTCTAGACAACGACATAGCGATCAGGGAATGTAAAGACTGGCATGTTTCTGGATCAA TACAAAAGAACACTCATTACATGATGATCTTCGATGCTTTTGTGATATTGACTTGTCTGGCTTCCTTGGTCCTTTGCACACGATCAGTGGTTAAAGGAGTTCAGCTCCAAAGG GAATTTGTAAGCTTTTTCCTATATTATTATAAGAAAGAAGTATCTTTCAGTGATCAAATGGAATTTGTCAATGGGTGGTATATCCTGATTATGATTAGTGATGTCCTAACTATTGCTGGATCAACTCTAAAGATGGAGATACAAGCCAAG AGTCTGACAAGTTATGATGTCTGTAGCATACTCCTAGGAACATCCACTATGCTTGTGTGGCTTGGAGTCATTCGCTACCTAGGTTTCTTTCAGAAGTATAAT CTTCTCATCTTAACACTGCGAGCAGCATTACCCAACGTAATGAGGTTCTGCTGTTGTGCTGCTATGATCTACCTGGGCTATTGTTTCTGTGGATGGATTGTACTGGGACCGTACCATGTGAAG TTTCGTTCTTTGAACATGGTTTCCGAATGCCTTTTTTCATTGATCAATGGAGATGACATGTTTGCCACCTTtgcaaaaatgcagcagaaaagtTACTTGGTTTGGTTATTCAGTAGGATCTACCTCTACTCCTTCATCAGTCTGTTCATCTATATGGTCCTGAGTCTCTTCATTGCACTTATTACAGATACGTATGAAACTGTCAAG CACTACCAGCAAGACGGCTTTCCGGAGACAGAACTTCAGAGATTTATATCTCAGTGCAAAGACTTACCAAACTCTGGAAGGTACAGGTTAGAGGAGGAGAGTTCTGCATCTCTCTTCTGTTGTTGTAATGGTATGTACCTATATTAA